Genomic window (Chloroflexaceae bacterium):
GGAAGGCGCGCTCACTTCGCGCCGGCGCCAAGGCTTGAGGAGCGACTATGCCAAAGGATGTTATTACTCCCCGCGCCACCGATTATAACCAGTGGTACCTCGATATCGTGCGCGAAGCCGACCTGGCCGAGCCGGCCGAGGTTGTGCGCGGCTGCATCGTGGTCAAGGCCACTGGCTGGGGCATCTGGGAGATGATGCAGCGCGAACTTGATCAGCGCATCAAGGCTACCGGCCACGCTAATGTGCAGTTCCCTCTGCTCATCCCTAAGAGCTTCATCATGAAAGAGGCCGAACACGTCGAGGGCTTCGCACCTGAGGTCGCCGAGGTTACCCGCGCTGGTGGCGAGGATCTGACCGAGCCATACGTGATTCGCCCCACCAGCGAGACGATTATCGGCTATTTCTACAGCCGCTGGATCCGCTCCTACCGCGATCTGCCCCTGCTCTACAACCAGTGGTGCAACGTTATGCGCTGGGAGATGCGCACCCGCCCCTTCCTGCGCACCTCGGAGTTCTGGTGGCAGGAGGGGCATACTGCCCATGCCACTGAGGCCGAAGCGGAGGCCGAAACGCTCAAGATCCTCCACGAGGTCTACGCCGATTTCGTCGAGCAGGTGATGGCCGTGCCGGTGATCCGCGGGCTGAAGACCGAAAAGGAGAAGTTCCCCGGCGCGCTCCGCTCCTACTGCATCGAGGCGATGATGCAGGACGGGCGCGCCCTCCAGGCTGGCACCTCGCATAACCTGGGCCAGAACTTCGCCCGCGCCTTCGATATCACCTACACCGACCAGAACAATACCGTGCAGTACTGCTGGACGACCAGCTGGGGCGTCAGCACCCGTCTCGTCGGCGCGCTGATTATGACCCACTCCGATGATGAGGGCCTGGTGCTGCCGCCGCGCCTGGCGCCCACCCAGGTGGTGATTGTGCCGATCTATAAGAATCCAGAGGAGCGCGCCCGCGTCCTGGAGGCCATCGAACGCATCACCGGAGACTGGCAGGGACGCCTGCGCTTCAAGGTGGATGACCGCGACAATCTGACGCCCGGCTATAAGTTCAACGAGTGGGAACTGAAGGGGGTGCCGCTGCGTCTGGAAGTCGGCCCGAAGGACGTGGAGAAGAACAGCGTGGCCATCGCCCGGCGCGATATGCCGGGCCGCGAGGGCAAGAGCTTCGTGCCCCAGGCTGGCCTTACCGAGCGCCTGGTCGCGCTGCTCGACGAGATGCAGACCGGTCTCTTCCAGCGCGCCCTGGCCTTCCGCGAGCAACGCAGCGCCACCGTGCGCACCTACGACGAGTTGAAGCAGCAGGTCGAACAGGGCTTCGCCTGGGCCTACTGGGACGGGAGCGCCGATGATGAGCGCCGCATCCAGGAAGAGACCCGCGCCACCATTCGCTGCATTCCCCTGGAGCAGCCTGACACGCCCGGTGTTTGCGTCTACACCGGGCGCGAAACCAGGCGCCAGGTAGTGTTCGCCCGAGCATACTGAGAGGTTGAGT
Coding sequences:
- the proS gene encoding proline--tRNA ligase, translating into MPKDVITPRATDYNQWYLDIVREADLAEPAEVVRGCIVVKATGWGIWEMMQRELDQRIKATGHANVQFPLLIPKSFIMKEAEHVEGFAPEVAEVTRAGGEDLTEPYVIRPTSETIIGYFYSRWIRSYRDLPLLYNQWCNVMRWEMRTRPFLRTSEFWWQEGHTAHATEAEAEAETLKILHEVYADFVEQVMAVPVIRGLKTEKEKFPGALRSYCIEAMMQDGRALQAGTSHNLGQNFARAFDITYTDQNNTVQYCWTTSWGVSTRLVGALIMTHSDDEGLVLPPRLAPTQVVIVPIYKNPEERARVLEAIERITGDWQGRLRFKVDDRDNLTPGYKFNEWELKGVPLRLEVGPKDVEKNSVAIARRDMPGREGKSFVPQAGLTERLVALLDEMQTGLFQRALAFREQRSATVRTYDELKQQVEQGFAWAYWDGSADDERRIQEETRATIRCIPLEQPDTPGVCVYTGRETRRQVVFARAY